The Dendropsophus ebraccatus isolate aDenEbr1 chromosome 3, aDenEbr1.pat, whole genome shotgun sequence genomic interval GAAAATATCCAGTGAATTGCCCATCTGTCCTTAGTCTTACTTATGCTTCATTTGTTTTGAGTTCAACTGAATGCTGTAAGTTTTAGGCTGAATGGGATATTAACCTGAAAATCCCTTCTTAAGTATTCAAATCTTCTTTGTCAGCAAGACTTAAAACTGTCAGTGACACATAGGGCAGATAATGCTTTGCTTTTGTTCTGTACAATGGTCATGGGATGTGTTCTGTAACACAAAGGAAACCAAAGCTTCTGGATGACAAACCTTCTTCCACAAAGGATGTTTGCTTCTAGGCAAGAAATGCTGCAACATAGGCAAAGGACTAGAGCTCCACCATTGTCCTTCTTTAGAGATAGACCTGGAAGACCTCGAGGAGATGAAGACAGATTCAGATTCGCCAGAGATTCCTCCAGCAATCAGTGGAGCTCTGAGGGTAATTATATTTACTACATtgaagatgaagatgatgatTTAGAAGAGCTAAAATGGGCTGAAAAAGAGGAGAAACGACTGGATGGATGGAAAAAGCAATTCATTTCAACGCATGAGCGTAGATTCTCTGAAGAAGAGGAGACACGCATGCTTTCGCCCTCTTTTTTTGGAAGACCTCGAAGCAATTTGCTGCACATTAATGTTGGAGGTACGAGTTATTATATATCCTACATGGTCGCGGCTAGTTATCCGAAGACTCGCATAGGTCGCTTGGCTACTTACACTGACCGACAGCGCAAACTAGACCTATGTGATGATTACAGTCCAAATGATGATGTCTACTTTTTTGATCGTGATCCAGCTATATTCCATCATATCTATAATTTCTATCGCACTGGGGTGTTATGGGTAAGGGATGAGTTATGTCCCCGCAGCTTCCTGGAGGAAATTAATTATTGGGGAGTAAGGGTAAAGCACACTCCTCGCTGCTGTCGTATATCCTTTGAAGAAAGGCAGGATGAGCTCAATGAACAGCTGAAGATCCAAAGAGAGCTCAGAGCTGAAATGGAAACAGAGGAGAATGAAGAACTTTTTAGAGGCATGCTTTATGGACACTTAAGACGCCGTATTTGGAATTTGATGGAGAAGCCCTTCTCCTCCATTACAGCCAAGGCTATGGCAGTGGCATCTAGCTTCTTTGTACTTATTTCTGTTGTAGCAATGACTCTTAATACAGTTGAAGATATGCAATATAAGAATTCTATTGGGATTGCGAGTGGTAGACCTTACTTGGAACACGTGGAAACCTTTTGTATAGCATTCTTTACATTGGAGTATATTCTTCGCATTATCTCAACACCAGACATACAGCGCTTTGTGCGGAGCGTTCTTAATGCTGTAGACCTCATAGCAATACTGCCACTGTATTTGCAATTGCTTCTCGAGACGTTTTCAGGGGAAGACCAGTATGGTAATAAAACGAATCACGAACAGGAGATAGAGGCCGTAGGACGGGTTGGAAAACTTGGACAAGTTCTTCGGATAATGAGACTGATGCGCATTTTCCGCATCCTTAAGTTGGCACGTCATTCCACCGGGCTTAGAGCCTTTGGGTTTACCCTTCGACAGTGCTACCAACAAGTAGGATGTCTACTTCTCTTCATCGCCATGGGGATTTTCTCATTTTCTGCCATGGTTTATACTGTTGAACATGATGTCTCAGGAACTAACTTCACCAGTATTCCTCATGCCTGGTGGTGGGCAGCAGTAAGTGTTCTACTACATGTTACTATTTTTTATAgtgttttaaagggaatttagCATCACTACCATGCTAACTAAAGGCCCTACTACATGAGGTGATTATCTTCCGTgtttggacgataatcgtcttgtgtaatcagccgacatgcactgattgtctttcaacatgttgaaaaatcaacagTCTAGATAGCAGAGATATGCTGCTGTCGCTCagtgcaataggagcggcggcagcagactgccgctatcttctatgggctacccggacgatCCAGCTATCGACCAGGCAGCCCCCCGGCTTTTACCCGCTGTAATTGcaccagcagtgagcggggaacgaggagcaagcgggCGCTGACCTTTTGACCCTGTGCAAAAGGGGCTTAACCTGTTGGTATTCACTTGTAGCCCATGGAACTCTGATTAAAACACAAATTTCCATTTTCAAATCCACTAAGGTGTTCCGTAGATCTACACTACAATATGTTTATGCTAATAAGGTGATTTCGGTGCAGTCGGTCCTGAGCCCCCCCAATGCATGGTTAACCATGCCTAGCAACGTAGGAATaagttataaatataaataattattcCCTCCCCTTGAAGTCTTTGCAGCTAGCTAGGAACTCTCATCTATGGCTAAAAGTAGTCTGGTGGTTGCAGAGCCCCCCACACATGTTAAACTAATCCTGGCTGGATGTGACATCAGGGAGGAGGGATAAATGGCCAGTTGCCATGATACAACCTCTTTAATAGAATATGTCCATATACACTAATGTGGTATGCCATATTTTCCAGGGTATAAAGGCCTTAAAACATACATGCCAAGTTTGTATTTCATTAGAATATACAGGTTACAATAGACTGCAGCCTAAAAGTAAATATCAGGATACAACcacaaattattggaaaatgtttaaaaaaaaaaaaacaaaaaaaaaaaaacatcaaaaataataatcaaaatGAAGGGTAAGGAATAATCAAACAAGTCAGACTGGAAGTATTCCGCTTGGATATTGCTTACTCTTTATTTTTCTTACTGCTTATCTTTATTTATTcttctgtatttaaagggaaacaaacagcaggttagaaggcaCCAACCTGCTGTAATGTTCCCATAGCTTGGGGGACACTGCGAATAAAGGTaattctcttaccttcatccttagcaccatTTTAGTTAAATTCTGTTTGTAACAGGATTGGCAAAAAGACAATCCTTCACTCAAATGTAAGTATGTCCAGGCTCCCCtttactaagggtcctattccaccagacgagcAACGACGTAAACGAGATCGGCGCTcgctgctagatcggcgctcgtttactgggcctattccatggccccgatgatcatgaaacaagggctgcagagacatagttaccgatgtccttgcagcccttgcttcatacattaccctTTCcggccgcaggtcttcttctcctacTCCCacacggcagcatcggcttcggagcggggctgtctgaactgacagaccgctcagccaatcactggccacggcggtcccggacagtgattggcttagtggtctgtcagttcagacagccccactccgaagatgatgctgccgcgcgggagaagaagacctgcggcccggacaggtaatgtatggttctgctaaaATAGTCAGTcaccgccacgcaccgctattcaactgtatcGATGCATTGGTGGCGAatgacaattttaggtccaaacctaaatgaacgatcagccgatgacacgatcatcggctgaccgttctctctattccacggagcgaaaatctgccgaatcgggccaaatggggctgattcggccgattattgctcctgtggaataggcccctaaggctacTGCACATTACTATATTCCAGCTATGTACAAAAATGAGTTGTTGTTGGAAGTGCTTGTCAAATTGTGAGAGATGCTTCACCAGTGTGGTGACCTCCAATCTTTAGTGAGGCACACCTAGGTAAGCAGTTATAGGCTAtagacaatttttaattttttaaattatttctttGTACTTATCATGGTGCATAAACAATTTCTTTGTAtgtctttattaaacattttgctttggttgcaaaatactgactaaaatactgagcaaaaatactgtgtggcaaCATAGCTTAAAACTGCACATAATGTGAACTGACCTGAATTAACTCAGATTAAGCTACTGGAGGCTAGAC includes:
- the KCNV2 gene encoding potassium voltage-gated channel subfamily V member 2, giving the protein MTNLLPQRMFASRQEMLQHRQRTRAPPLSFFRDRPGRPRGDEDRFRFARDSSSNQWSSEGNYIYYIEDEDDDLEELKWAEKEEKRLDGWKKQFISTHERRFSEEEETRMLSPSFFGRPRSNLLHINVGGTSYYISYMVAASYPKTRIGRLATYTDRQRKLDLCDDYSPNDDVYFFDRDPAIFHHIYNFYRTGVLWVRDELCPRSFLEEINYWGVRVKHTPRCCRISFEERQDELNEQLKIQRELRAEMETEENEELFRGMLYGHLRRRIWNLMEKPFSSITAKAMAVASSFFVLISVVAMTLNTVEDMQYKNSIGIASGRPYLEHVETFCIAFFTLEYILRIISTPDIQRFVRSVLNAVDLIAILPLYLQLLLETFSGEDQYGNKTNHEQEIEAVGRVGKLGQVLRIMRLMRIFRILKLARHSTGLRAFGFTLRQCYQQVGCLLLFIAMGIFSFSAMVYTVEHDVSGTNFTSIPHAWWWAAVSISTVGYGDTYPETHLGRVFAFLCIAFGIILNGMPISILYNKFSDYYSKLKSYEYTTIRKKRGKVNFTGRAMQKMSECYTGVPAQYLPGHH